The nucleotide window TTTTCTATTAAAAGCCGATTGACGTGGGGAGGCACAAACTCGCTTACATTGCCGCCGAAGCTTGCGATCTCCCGCACTATCGTGCTGTTCAGGTACGTGTACTTTTCATGAGGCATCAGAAACACTGTATCTACTTCCGAGCTCAGCTTCCTGTTTGTCAGCGCCATCTGGAATTCGAACTCGAAGTCGGACACCGCCCGCAGACCGCGGACTATTGCTATGGCTTTCTTCTTCCGAGCGTAGTCGACCAGAAGACCGTCGAATTCCTCGACCTCGATGTTCTCGATATTCTTGACAGCCTCTTTGACCAATTCCACGCGCTGTGGACCGCTGAAGAGCGGAATCTTCAGAGTGTTGACTGCCACA belongs to Candidatus Kryptoniota bacterium and includes:
- the coaD gene encoding pantetheine-phosphate adenylyltransferase, with amino-acid sequence MRIAIYPGTFDPVTNGHVDVAARAARLFDKVIMCVAVNTLKIPLFSGPQRVELVKEAVKNIENIEVEEFDGLLVDYARKKKAIAIVRGLRAVSDFEFEFQMALTNRKLSSEVDTVFLMPHEKYTYLNSTIVREIASFGGNVSEFVPPHVNRLLIEKNSDAKSKPGRKKS